In Stomatohabitans albus, one genomic interval encodes:
- a CDS encoding glutathione S-transferase family protein, whose translation MSEEQGIYVIKGGSFERDTNYIEDRIVADVEATKLLPPPPASKIGNVGFGLSEGAQAWPVEPGRYRLIAAAACPWANRTLIVRRLLGLEDVISLGQPGPTHDWKSWTFDLDPNEVDPVLGTHWLRDNYLKRFPDYPRGITVPAIVEIESGMVVTNNYPQITLDFSTQWKAYHREGAPDLLPEDKLEEMWPVIKRIFTEVNNGVYRCGFAGSQEAYDAAYVRLWEAMDWLEERLAKQRYLMGDTITEADVRLFTTLARFDPVYHGHFKANRNKLSEMEHLWAYARDLYQTPGFGDTIDFEQIKQHYYITHSDINPTQVVPMGPDLSTWNEPHGREALGGSPFGDGTPPPPPKQ comes from the coding sequence ATGAGTGAAGAACAAGGCATTTATGTCATCAAAGGCGGAAGTTTCGAGCGCGACACGAACTACATCGAAGATCGGATTGTCGCTGATGTTGAAGCAACGAAATTGCTTCCCCCTCCCCCGGCCAGCAAAATCGGCAATGTCGGTTTCGGGCTCAGTGAAGGTGCCCAAGCCTGGCCAGTTGAACCTGGTCGTTATCGTTTAATTGCAGCGGCAGCCTGCCCATGGGCCAACCGTACGCTGATTGTTCGTCGACTATTGGGGCTTGAAGATGTTATCTCCCTTGGCCAGCCAGGCCCAACCCATGATTGGAAGTCCTGGACCTTTGATCTTGACCCCAATGAGGTTGATCCTGTGCTGGGTACCCACTGGTTGCGAGACAATTATTTAAAGCGGTTCCCTGATTATCCGCGTGGGATAACCGTGCCGGCCATCGTTGAAATTGAATCGGGGATGGTTGTTACGAATAACTACCCTCAAATTACCCTGGACTTTTCAACGCAGTGGAAGGCTTACCACCGTGAAGGGGCGCCAGACCTGCTCCCTGAAGACAAGCTTGAGGAGATGTGGCCGGTTATCAAGCGTATCTTTACTGAGGTGAATAACGGGGTGTATCGCTGTGGCTTTGCTGGGAGCCAGGAAGCCTACGATGCCGCCTATGTACGCCTGTGGGAAGCGATGGACTGGCTTGAAGAACGCCTCGCCAAGCAGCGCTATCTGATGGGTGACACGATTACGGAAGCCGATGTGCGTTTATTCACTACGTTGGCTCGCTTTGACCCGGTGTATCACGGGCATTTCAAAGCCAACCGCAACAAGCTCAGCGAGATGGAACACCTCTGGGCCTATGCCCGAGACCTGTATCAAACTCCTGGGTTTGGTGACACGATTGACTTTGAGCAGATTAAGCAGCACTACTACATCACGCACTCAGATATCAATCCCACACAGGTTGTACCCATGGGGCCAGACCTATCAACCTGGAATGAGCCACACGGACGTGAAGCCTTAGGTGGGTCCCCCTTCGGTGATGGCACACCTCCCCCACCGCCTAAGCAGTAA
- a CDS encoding DUF1998 domain-containing protein, producing the protein MTAREYLTKAGTIRTSQLLWNYGPGALIDLPNWSAITMGLHHRIAQGVDGWDMAYAEPIEEPRLLHAVRRRLGRQVESLRMPPFKADNDGKTRDQIPIGAPVEPFPRWVRCTRCSLLAPMDDPAIRLKPGNEKGNEIRFEHHDCYNGWPSDAIPARLVLACRNGHLDEFPWHWYAHRGQSSCEGTLRLYSVGSAIESANLMVECSCGTKRPLAHALMGNDTTTLPACRGRHPHLSSFEPCTQSPTVLSLGSSNLWFPVTLSTLDIPLPDDAPEQPLSQHELKWPEWQVLTGDVPGDTWPQFRLVPTNVPKDLTVVIDQVARIERLREVNTLIGFTRVDAPDEDLHTMQANDLVTLTRGNPTWVPAGEVYGEGLFIRFRESAIQDWERAVSVQQRFDTLYRGHQQWRTARNLAPGLGMPDMRYVMIHTFAHVLIRELALECGYSAASIKERIYASSDEAEPMAGVLVYTAANDTDGTLGGLVELGTPARLSRIIQNALQRAYVCSSDPLCAEHLPDGDGTVHLAACHACTFLAETSCERGNKYLDRSVLVPTFDGLAQVAFFPDQTARPPSTGQYR; encoded by the coding sequence ATGACGGCGCGTGAATATCTTACTAAAGCGGGCACGATTCGTACGAGTCAGTTGCTGTGGAACTATGGGCCAGGTGCGCTCATTGACCTTCCCAATTGGTCTGCGATCACGATGGGTCTTCACCATAGGATTGCACAGGGTGTTGACGGGTGGGATATGGCCTACGCCGAGCCCATTGAAGAACCACGCCTCCTTCATGCTGTGCGCCGTCGATTGGGTAGACAGGTTGAATCGCTTCGAATGCCCCCGTTTAAGGCAGACAACGATGGAAAAACACGGGACCAGATCCCCATCGGCGCACCAGTCGAACCGTTCCCACGCTGGGTGCGTTGTACCCGATGCAGTTTGCTCGCACCCATGGATGACCCGGCGATACGCCTGAAGCCTGGCAACGAAAAAGGCAACGAAATTCGTTTTGAGCATCATGATTGCTATAACGGTTGGCCCAGTGACGCTATTCCTGCCCGCCTCGTGTTGGCCTGTCGGAACGGGCATCTCGATGAGTTTCCCTGGCATTGGTATGCCCATCGGGGCCAATCCTCCTGTGAAGGCACACTCCGGCTCTACAGCGTTGGCTCGGCGATAGAGTCGGCAAACCTCATGGTTGAATGTTCGTGTGGTACGAAACGCCCCCTTGCCCACGCCTTAATGGGCAACGATACAACTACCTTGCCGGCCTGCCGAGGCCGTCATCCACACCTCAGCAGCTTTGAACCGTGCACCCAAAGCCCGACTGTACTCAGCTTAGGGTCCAGCAATCTCTGGTTCCCCGTCACCTTGTCGACCCTGGACATTCCCCTCCCAGACGATGCCCCTGAACAGCCGTTATCCCAACATGAGTTGAAGTGGCCAGAATGGCAAGTCCTCACCGGCGATGTTCCTGGCGATACTTGGCCACAGTTTCGCCTTGTCCCAACCAACGTACCAAAGGACCTCACCGTAGTGATCGACCAGGTGGCCCGTATCGAACGGTTGCGTGAAGTCAACACCCTCATTGGGTTTACACGCGTTGATGCCCCAGACGAAGACCTGCACACGATGCAAGCTAACGACTTGGTCACCTTAACGAGGGGTAACCCCACATGGGTTCCCGCTGGTGAAGTCTATGGTGAAGGGCTGTTTATTCGTTTCCGTGAATCAGCCATTCAAGACTGGGAACGTGCCGTTAGCGTGCAGCAACGGTTTGACACACTCTATCGAGGCCACCAGCAATGGCGGACAGCACGTAATCTTGCGCCCGGTTTGGGCATGCCCGATATGCGTTACGTGATGATCCATACCTTTGCCCATGTGCTTATTCGTGAACTGGCTTTGGAATGTGGCTATAGCGCAGCCAGTATCAAGGAACGGATTTATGCCAGCAGTGATGAGGCTGAACCCATGGCTGGCGTGTTGGTCTATACCGCAGCCAATGACACTGACGGCACCCTGGGTGGGCTCGTCGAACTGGGCACGCCTGCGCGTCTATCCCGCATCATCCAAAATGCCCTACAGCGGGCTTATGTGTGTTCATCTGACCCGTTATGCGCCGAACACCTTCCTGATGGTGATGGCACCGTCCATCTCGCCGCATGCCATGCGTGCACGTTCTTGGCAGAAACCTCTTGTGAACGCGGCAATAAATACCTTGACCGCAGTGTGCTTGTCCCGACGTTTGATGGCCTAGCCCAGGTGGCATTTTTCCCTGATCAGACCGCTAGACCACCGTCAACAGGTCAGTATCGCTGA
- the drmA gene encoding DISARM system helicase DrmA: protein MHERQAAHDEREEHPSVWALHVNQTAQVVRYVITVPHHVPQLQQLQTGDGVILTLAGVARTVGRVYRVRTFADRTEVFLSAHQALPRPVPITPPDTLATTGAALTTPDVATVRGVFDAIGLDTIADLDTIDANDPRDQAYIRSLLTSTLADDLLGPALGPTEEVIGVPVRERYLIGKLAPRDTRPDTDVIHSTNPSDASDKDDPLHDEDTTTPQSILPSSMGLTFAVPASVDTLTVQAQWGHYRRVESQDSSEPANGDAYRWVREPAGGNVSITLTPDTQLDPIIPDARYEDVRITGAISRVQPNDSKLVTLFLVNTHTKPHTNQDEAWVFQPHLRVTSPTNAPIFISRPPQRDLTNDEEAHNLNMVYRNRVEFAVGHGVSVHATLAPTNPTQATALETTFLPTFEVHVTEPPGLDNTDRPAMRTMTQLKFFDMAHLAALATPAKRDALIDGLTYLVDDYDRWIQAMRGRIGNDLIGHDMSAADAYTRCLRVRDRLRAGIQVLATDDNALNAFRFTNAAMASQRIQSQLALNTRRGTPVDRDTIDIPKNRSWRPFQLAFVLLSIPSLADPTHHERTGDDAHMIADLLWFPTGGGKTEAYLGVAAFAMAIRRLHHNLGDVDGSRGLAVIMRYTLRLLTLQQFQRASALICAMEVLRRDDPNTWGHTPFTIGLWVGGSTTPNRFKQSKQWLAAKQARRKAGKGSPAQLTACPWCGSTITPTTDFTIDSGHERTYMYCPEQHGPCPFGRSEHNYQGLPVLVVDEEIYHHPPSILIATVDKFAQMAWAGQVATLFGNARKSCERHGLVWEGNGCNTYHHATKDLPEAQVMPISPIRPPDLIIQDEFHLISGPLGTLVGLYETAVDALCSWSLDGQTVRPKVVASTATVRKADEQIRRVFAREVTIFPPNGIDIEDNFFAVQRPTTAKPGRLYLGICPMGISRPASLSRMYTTLLTAGQHLLDAFGPAADPYMTLVGYFNALRELGATSRLCKDDISARAKRVTNGSTVRPGLERRYVDRVRELTSRIDNADIPKYLDHLEQPFLGEHPSTTTETKKPIDVVLATNMLSVGVDVNRIGLMVVSGQPKTVSEYIQATSRVGRAFPGLVCTVLNWSRPRDLSHFERFEHFHQSFYKHVEAQSVTPFSTRALDRGLTGVLVSGLRMRHHELNHNNDAHVLTHTTKPLADAMAELITKRAQRINGEHVSGLIKTMLDARIETWINRAESSNKHLAYNNAKAGPEYALLATPGVAAWQPFTVPNSMREVEAPITLVINTGNPINQEPAWTSQEIQDNDGA, encoded by the coding sequence ATGCACGAACGCCAGGCCGCGCACGACGAACGCGAAGAACACCCATCCGTGTGGGCACTGCATGTCAACCAGACCGCCCAAGTTGTGCGCTACGTGATTACGGTGCCGCACCATGTGCCCCAGTTGCAGCAACTGCAAACCGGTGACGGGGTGATACTCACCTTGGCTGGTGTGGCGAGAACGGTTGGTCGCGTCTATCGCGTGCGTACCTTCGCAGATCGAACTGAGGTGTTCTTGAGTGCCCACCAAGCCCTACCAAGACCGGTGCCGATTACTCCACCAGACACGCTGGCCACCACCGGGGCAGCCCTGACTACCCCAGATGTAGCCACCGTTCGTGGTGTTTTTGACGCCATTGGTCTTGACACCATTGCAGACCTAGACACCATCGACGCCAACGACCCGCGTGACCAGGCCTATATCCGGTCATTGCTCACGTCCACATTGGCTGATGATCTGCTCGGCCCAGCGCTCGGTCCAACAGAAGAGGTGATCGGGGTACCTGTCCGTGAACGGTACCTGATCGGCAAACTTGCCCCACGTGACACCCGTCCCGACACTGACGTTATCCATTCAACCAATCCATCTGATGCCTCAGATAAAGACGATCCCCTTCATGATGAGGACACCACTACTCCACAATCCATACTGCCCTCATCAATGGGGCTGACCTTTGCGGTGCCAGCATCGGTAGATACCCTCACTGTTCAGGCCCAATGGGGGCACTATCGGCGTGTTGAATCGCAAGACTCAAGCGAACCTGCCAATGGTGATGCCTATCGGTGGGTGCGTGAACCTGCCGGTGGGAACGTTTCGATCACCCTCACCCCAGATACCCAGCTTGACCCTATCATTCCTGATGCCCGCTACGAGGATGTGCGCATCACCGGGGCCATTAGCCGCGTGCAGCCCAATGACTCCAAACTGGTTACGTTGTTCTTGGTCAATACCCACACCAAACCACATACCAACCAAGATGAAGCCTGGGTATTCCAACCGCACTTGCGGGTTACCAGCCCAACGAACGCCCCCATTTTCATTAGTCGCCCACCACAGCGTGACCTCACTAATGATGAAGAAGCACACAACCTCAACATGGTGTATCGCAACCGAGTTGAGTTTGCCGTTGGCCATGGCGTTAGCGTGCACGCCACCCTTGCGCCAACCAATCCCACCCAGGCCACCGCGCTTGAAACCACATTCTTACCTACCTTTGAAGTCCATGTCACGGAACCACCAGGGCTAGACAACACCGACCGGCCAGCCATGCGAACGATGACGCAGCTCAAGTTTTTTGACATGGCTCACTTGGCCGCGTTGGCCACACCGGCTAAACGTGATGCGCTGATTGATGGGCTGACCTATCTCGTTGATGACTATGACCGGTGGATTCAGGCCATGCGCGGCCGTATCGGGAACGACCTCATTGGCCATGACATGAGCGCGGCTGATGCATACACCCGTTGCCTTCGGGTGCGTGACCGGCTGCGGGCAGGCATCCAGGTACTCGCCACCGACGACAATGCCCTCAACGCATTCCGATTCACCAACGCGGCGATGGCGTCACAGCGTATCCAAAGCCAACTTGCGTTGAACACCCGACGTGGCACGCCGGTTGACCGTGACACAATCGACATCCCCAAGAACCGTTCATGGCGGCCATTCCAGCTGGCATTTGTACTGCTCTCCATTCCCAGTTTGGCCGACCCGACCCACCACGAACGCACCGGCGACGATGCCCACATGATCGCCGACCTGCTTTGGTTTCCTACCGGCGGGGGTAAAACCGAGGCTTACCTTGGTGTGGCGGCCTTCGCCATGGCGATACGCCGACTCCACCACAATCTTGGCGATGTAGATGGCAGTCGCGGCCTTGCCGTCATTATGCGGTACACGTTGCGCTTACTCACACTGCAACAGTTTCAGCGCGCCAGTGCCCTCATCTGCGCAATGGAAGTGCTCCGCCGTGATGACCCGAATACCTGGGGGCACACCCCGTTCACCATTGGGCTCTGGGTTGGCGGTTCAACCACACCCAACCGATTCAAACAAAGTAAACAATGGCTGGCTGCCAAACAAGCCAGACGAAAAGCAGGCAAAGGCTCACCAGCACAACTCACCGCCTGCCCCTGGTGTGGTTCGACAATCACCCCAACAACCGACTTCACGATTGATAGTGGTCACGAACGCACCTACATGTATTGCCCAGAACAGCATGGGCCGTGCCCCTTTGGGCGATCTGAACATAACTATCAGGGCTTACCTGTGCTGGTGGTAGATGAAGAGATCTACCATCACCCACCATCCATCTTGATCGCCACCGTTGATAAGTTTGCCCAAATGGCCTGGGCTGGCCAAGTTGCCACCCTCTTTGGCAATGCCCGCAAGTCATGTGAACGGCATGGGCTTGTATGGGAAGGGAATGGTTGTAACACCTATCACCATGCAACCAAAGACCTCCCTGAAGCGCAGGTTATGCCCATATCCCCCATTCGTCCACCCGACTTAATCATTCAAGATGAGTTCCACCTGATCAGCGGCCCCCTGGGCACCCTTGTCGGCCTGTATGAAACCGCGGTAGATGCCCTTTGTTCCTGGTCGCTTGACGGGCAGACGGTTCGCCCCAAAGTGGTTGCGTCTACCGCCACGGTGCGCAAGGCTGATGAACAAATCAGGCGTGTATTTGCCCGTGAAGTGACTATTTTCCCACCCAATGGCATTGATATTGAAGACAATTTCTTTGCCGTGCAACGGCCTACAACAGCCAAACCAGGACGGCTCTATCTGGGTATCTGCCCAATGGGTATCAGTCGGCCAGCGAGTCTCAGTCGTATGTACACCACCTTGTTGACCGCCGGTCAACACCTCTTAGATGCATTCGGCCCAGCCGCCGACCCGTACATGACGCTCGTTGGCTACTTCAACGCCCTCCGAGAGTTAGGGGCAACCAGCCGCCTTTGTAAAGACGATATATCCGCACGTGCTAAGCGTGTGACCAATGGGAGTACCGTACGGCCAGGGTTAGAACGACGATATGTAGACCGTGTCCGTGAGCTGACGTCTCGGATTGATAATGCTGACATTCCTAAGTATCTCGATCATCTCGAACAACCCTTCCTTGGTGAACACCCCAGCACAACAACGGAGACAAAGAAACCGATAGATGTGGTGCTCGCTACCAATATGTTGTCTGTGGGTGTTGACGTAAACCGTATCGGATTGATGGTGGTGAGTGGCCAACCAAAAACGGTGTCTGAATACATCCAGGCCACAAGCCGGGTTGGTCGTGCCTTCCCTGGGCTGGTGTGTACGGTGTTGAATTGGTCACGGCCACGTGATCTTTCACACTTTGAACGTTTTGAACATTTCCACCAATCCTTCTACAAACATGTGGAAGCCCAATCGGTAACCCCGTTTTCAACACGCGCATTAGACCGAGGGCTGACCGGGGTGTTGGTGAGTGGGTTACGCATGCGCCATCATGAACTAAACCACAACAACGATGCCCATGTACTCACCCATACTACGAAACCGTTGGCTGATGCGATGGCCGAGCTGATCACCAAACGTGCCCAGCGGATCAACGGTGAGCATGTGAGTGGACTGATTAAAACGATGCTTGATGCGCGAATTGAGACGTGGATCAACCGAGCGGAATCATCAAATAAGCACCTGGCATACAACAATGCGAAGGCTGGTCCTGAGTATGCCTTACTGGCCACCCCAGGTGTGGCTGCCTGGCAACCGTTCACCGTGCCCAATTCAATGCGAGAAGTCGAAGCCCCAATCACGTTAGTGATCAATACCGGCAACCCCATAAACCAAGAACCTGCATGGACATCCCAGGAAATCCAAGACAATGACGGCGCGTGA
- a CDS encoding ABC transporter ATP-binding protein: protein MTTPAIWAKDLAKEFNGKTVVNDLDLDIPEGTIYGFIGPSGSGKTTSLRMLTGVTERTRGEVKLLGRAPEHLRRKDREAIGYTPQLGVLYPHLTIMDNLRFMANLYGMAFPNRRIKEVLAQLDLSDAANRQLKEASGGMQRRVALAGAILHNPRLLFLDEPSAGLDPVLRREVWKQFHGLRAEGRTLFVTTQIVSEAARCDQVGLLVDGQIVAEDTPDGLRIQAFGGHVIDLYLTQPASPDLLTALHAHPLVNTLAQLPTHAKAVRVTVDKVETDIPILRAVIADYGNELILSERYLAPFDDVFVALLEAHRASQAPKELEATASDDAPLLTPTKTPIPVPSPPDMDLGTTIDSLDPAGPYGKH, encoded by the coding sequence ATGACTACACCCGCAATCTGGGCAAAAGATTTAGCCAAGGAATTCAACGGTAAGACCGTTGTGAATGACCTGGATTTAGATATTCCAGAGGGCACTATCTATGGCTTTATTGGTCCATCAGGTAGTGGTAAAACGACAAGCCTTCGGATGCTCACGGGTGTCACTGAACGAACCCGAGGCGAAGTCAAACTACTCGGTCGGGCTCCTGAGCATCTCCGGCGAAAAGACCGTGAAGCGATTGGATACACCCCCCAGCTTGGGGTGCTCTACCCACACCTAACGATCATGGATAATCTGCGGTTTATGGCCAACTTGTATGGAATGGCTTTTCCTAACCGTCGGATTAAAGAAGTGCTTGCCCAACTTGATTTGAGTGATGCGGCGAATCGCCAACTCAAAGAAGCCAGTGGTGGGATGCAGCGCCGTGTGGCATTGGCGGGTGCTATCTTACATAACCCCCGACTCTTGTTCCTCGACGAACCATCAGCCGGTCTTGACCCGGTTCTCCGGCGTGAAGTGTGGAAACAATTTCACGGCTTGCGGGCAGAAGGCCGCACCCTTTTTGTGACCACTCAGATTGTGTCTGAGGCCGCCCGATGTGACCAAGTGGGTCTCCTTGTTGACGGGCAGATCGTGGCTGAAGACACCCCAGATGGCTTACGTATCCAGGCCTTCGGTGGACATGTGATTGACCTCTACCTCACTCAGCCTGCCAGCCCTGACCTACTCACGGCACTCCATGCCCACCCACTCGTCAATACGTTAGCCCAGCTCCCAACCCATGCCAAAGCGGTCCGTGTCACAGTTGACAAGGTTGAAACTGACATACCAATTTTGCGTGCAGTGATTGCCGATTATGGCAACGAGCTCATCTTGAGTGAGCGCTACCTGGCCCCCTTCGATGATGTTTTTGTGGCTCTCCTTGAAGCCCACCGCGCCAGCCAAGCCCCGAAGGAATTGGAAGCAACCGCCAGCGACGACGCCCCGCTCCTCACCCCCACGAAGACCCCTATTCCGGTACCTAGTCCACCGGACATGGATTTGGGTACCACGATTGATTCTCTTGACCCTGCCGGCCCGTACGGAAAGCACTAA
- a CDS encoding ABC transporter permease — protein sequence MGIFHTFIRIIGVVRKELIELANQPGLVTMLVVGPLIILLLFGAGVSTRDPAVRTIFVAPPDEPALIEIVNNYAETQAKRLNIVEVSTDRANAMAGLEDGRADMVIVVPPNPRKAMEENRRVTMEVFHTFLDPIEQQAILLFARGATNDLNTILLTQLIKDTQSQADILVGSVDEYRNILTTAGLINPDTDLSTLDRVSNDVKTFTLIQPSIVAAPLRQETTSIAGEISTPVFYAPAVLALILQHLTMTFIALSIVREQELGTTELFAVSPLRSWERSFGKILAYFLAGGAISALLLGGIVFGLGAPVRGGVAPLALIISLELLASMGIGFVVGQACRNITQVVQTSMLVLLASVFFGGLVLSEERFQPWLVPVGWVLPMRHALISMRDSMLKGFAPDPNVIAALAIIGVVLIGIGMVWSGHKNIKTDRA from the coding sequence ATGGGGATTTTTCACACGTTTATTCGCATCATCGGCGTTGTTCGCAAAGAACTCATTGAATTGGCCAACCAGCCGGGCTTGGTCACGATGCTCGTGGTTGGCCCCCTCATCATTTTGCTGCTCTTTGGGGCTGGAGTATCCACCCGCGATCCCGCAGTGCGTACAATCTTTGTGGCGCCACCCGATGAGCCAGCCCTCATCGAAATCGTCAATAATTATGCTGAAACCCAGGCCAAGCGCCTCAATATCGTTGAGGTTTCAACCGACCGCGCAAATGCCATGGCTGGATTGGAAGACGGTCGTGCAGACATGGTCATCGTGGTGCCACCAAACCCACGCAAGGCCATGGAGGAAAACCGGCGCGTCACGATGGAAGTCTTTCACACCTTCCTTGACCCGATTGAACAACAGGCTATTTTGCTCTTTGCCCGCGGGGCCACAAACGACCTGAACACCATATTGCTCACCCAACTCATTAAAGACACCCAGTCCCAAGCAGACATACTGGTTGGTTCTGTTGATGAGTATCGCAATATTTTGACCACGGCAGGACTGATCAACCCTGACACAGACCTGTCTACCCTCGATAGGGTCAGCAATGATGTAAAAACGTTCACCCTTATCCAACCCTCCATTGTGGCTGCCCCGCTGCGCCAAGAAACAACGAGTATCGCGGGTGAAATCAGCACGCCTGTCTTTTATGCACCAGCGGTCCTCGCCCTCATTTTGCAGCACCTGACGATGACGTTCATTGCCCTTTCCATCGTGCGGGAACAAGAGTTAGGTACCACCGAACTCTTTGCCGTATCTCCGTTACGCAGCTGGGAACGGTCCTTTGGCAAGATTCTTGCCTATTTCCTTGCAGGTGGGGCGATCAGCGCCCTCTTACTTGGGGGCATTGTCTTTGGTTTGGGAGCACCTGTTCGGGGTGGGGTCGCTCCGCTTGCCCTCATTATTAGCCTCGAACTCCTCGCCAGTATGGGTATCGGGTTTGTGGTGGGTCAGGCCTGTCGTAACATCACCCAAGTGGTGCAGACGTCCATGCTCGTCTTGTTAGCGAGCGTGTTCTTTGGCGGTCTCGTCCTCAGTGAGGAACGGTTTCAACCTTGGCTCGTGCCAGTCGGTTGGGTGCTGCCCATGCGGCATGCCCTCATCTCAATGCGCGATTCTATGCTGAAAGGCTTTGCTCCTGACCCCAACGTCATAGCCGCCCTGGCAATCATTGGGGTGGTCCTCATTGGGATTGGCATGGTGTGGTCTGGGCACAAGAACATCAAAACAGATCGCGCTTAG
- the smpB gene encoding SsrA-binding protein SmpB gives MGKGTKHKNSSNDITVNRRARHEYQISETVECGIMLRGTEVKSLRAGHGSLNHAFAAVRDDELWLYGAEIAEYAQGNRWNHDTQRRRKLLANRREIQDMARFTQERGRTLVPLKMYWKDGRAKVLIGYGVGKSEYDKRQSAKEATAKREMARAMSDARRR, from the coding sequence ATGGGTAAGGGAACAAAGCACAAGAACAGCTCGAATGACATTACGGTCAATCGTCGAGCCCGTCACGAGTACCAAATTAGTGAGACGGTCGAATGTGGCATTATGCTGCGCGGCACCGAAGTCAAGAGCTTGCGGGCTGGTCACGGCAGTTTAAACCATGCATTTGCGGCGGTTCGTGACGACGAGCTTTGGTTGTACGGAGCGGAAATAGCCGAATATGCCCAAGGCAACCGGTGGAACCATGACACCCAGCGGCGGCGCAAGCTCCTTGCCAACCGGCGTGAGATCCAAGATATGGCACGATTTACCCAAGAACGGGGCCGTACCCTGGTGCCGCTGAAAATGTACTGGAAAGACGGGCGAGCCAAGGTACTTATCGGCTACGGCGTAGGTAAGAGTGAATATGACAAGCGCCAGAGCGCGAAGGAGGCTACGGCTAAACGCGAAATGGCCCGTGCGATGTCAGATGCACGGCGGCGCTAA
- a CDS encoding S41 family peptidase, with the protein MNNQSLPTAPRRTLSLLLGGALVLTIGLGSGFLAGRQSVAAVDGLSEIEHVIRDQALAVPDNQTINDGALRGAVASLDDQYASWYSADEFARFSSQLDGKFVGIGVFLERTEVGMLITGVIPNSPAETAGLKAGEYIVAVNGTRLRSTMPFEEMVGLITGEEGTEVSLLITTTAGEEKPYTITRAKFDLPLTQTQMLDNGVASIRLHEFSRGAADSLKTAITEAKSQGAKGIVLDLRSNPGGLLEESIGVMELFVAPHSRVVTIESRHDHQDMDTGDAEPPFGDLPFVVLVNEYSASASEIVSAALQDHGRAKIVGHQTFGKGVVQSVVNLQGGTGMKLTTARYLTPNGENINEIGVTPDVAISASPERVLQEAANYLIETKPEAFAN; encoded by the coding sequence ATGAATAATCAATCTTTACCTACCGCTCCTCGCCGTACCCTTAGCCTGCTGCTTGGGGGTGCGCTTGTACTCACCATCGGATTAGGGAGCGGTTTTCTAGCCGGTCGTCAGTCGGTAGCTGCTGTTGATGGGCTGTCTGAGATTGAACATGTTATCCGTGACCAAGCCCTTGCTGTTCCCGATAACCAGACGATCAATGATGGGGCCTTACGCGGTGCCGTGGCGAGTCTGGATGATCAGTATGCCTCTTGGTATTCCGCAGACGAGTTTGCTCGCTTCTCATCACAATTAGATGGCAAATTTGTCGGTATCGGGGTGTTTTTAGAGCGCACTGAGGTGGGCATGTTGATTACGGGAGTCATCCCCAACAGCCCCGCTGAAACCGCTGGGCTCAAGGCGGGTGAATATATTGTGGCTGTCAATGGCACACGGTTGCGCTCAACGATGCCGTTTGAAGAAATGGTCGGTCTCATCACGGGTGAAGAAGGTACGGAAGTATCTCTTTTGATTACAACCACTGCAGGTGAAGAAAAGCCATACACCATCACGCGAGCCAAGTTCGACTTGCCACTCACCCAAACACAGATGCTCGATAACGGCGTTGCCAGTATCCGCTTACATGAGTTTTCCCGTGGAGCGGCTGATTCGTTGAAAACGGCCATCACCGAAGCGAAATCTCAAGGTGCGAAAGGGATTGTGCTTGATTTGCGTTCTAACCCTGGTGGGTTGTTAGAAGAGAGTATCGGCGTGATGGAGCTCTTTGTGGCACCACACAGCCGTGTGGTCACCATTGAAAGCCGCCATGACCACCAAGATATGGATACGGGGGATGCTGAACCTCCATTTGGTGATTTGCCCTTTGTGGTGTTGGTCAATGAGTACAGTGCATCTGCCAGTGAGATTGTGTCTGCGGCCTTACAAGACCATGGGCGAGCCAAAATCGTGGGGCATCAAACCTTTGGCAAGGGGGTTGTCCAAAGTGTTGTCAACCTCCAAGGTGGTACCGGTATGAAGCTCACCACCGCCAGGTACCTCACCCCAAACGGTGAGAATATAAACGAGATCGGGGTAACCCCAGACGTAGCGATTTCAGCTAGCCCTGAACGCGTGCTTCAAGAAGCAGCCAACTATCTCATCGAAACGAAACCCGAGGCGTTTGCCAACTAG